Proteins encoded together in one Amblyomma americanum isolate KBUSLIRL-KWMA chromosome 1, ASM5285725v1, whole genome shotgun sequence window:
- the Blos2 gene encoding biogenesis of lysosome-related organelles complex 1 subunit 2: MESGDEATESPKLNELAATMFEKTGEYIQAELSSTLDDYRLTEEMNKLTITKYSDMKQIAGNVTKALKDLNEKYRCLKPYLDQIDQVEDSVTKLEQAAYKLDAYSKRLEAKFKALEKR, from the exons ATGGAATCCGGCGATGAAGCTACAGAATCGCCGAAGTTAAATGAGCTAGCCGCCACGATGTTTGAAAAAACGGGGGAATACATACAAGCCGAGCTTTCAT CTACGTTAGACGATTATAGGTTAACGGAAGAAATGAACAAATTGACAATAACTAAGTATAGTGACATGAAGCAGATTGCCGGCAACGTCACAAAAGCCCTGAAAGACCTCAACGAAAAAT ATCGGTGCCTCAAACCATACTTGGACCAGATCGACCAAGTCGAAGACAGCGTTACCAAGCTAGAACAAGCAGCGTACAAGCTGGACGCTTATTCTAAACGTCTTG aaGCAAAGTTTAAGGCCCTTGAGAAACGCTGA